TCAATCTGGTCGCCATGAAGAAAAAATTTGGCAAGCAGATCAATTATTACGAGGGCAAGGGCTACGGCGGATTCATGGTTTTTGGCAGAGACGAAGAAATAAAAGCATTTTAGCAGTTTAAGGGCGTGGCTTTAGCACACGCCTTTCTCAGTTTTAATGCAAAAAATAAATGAACGGTAAGGAAAATTATGAACAGACAAGTACATCTGATCGCGACGACAGCTTTTGGGCTGGAGAGCGTGGTAAAGGATGAAATTAAACGCCTGGGTTATGAGATCGAGGCGGTTGAAAACGGGCGGGTTTATTACACCGGTCCTCTTTCAGCCATTCCGGAATCCAATTTATGGCTGCGGTGCGCAGACCGGGTTCTGCTGAAAATGGGGCAGTTTCGGGCGGAAACCTTTGATACGCTCTTTGAAAAAACCAAGGCGCTGCCCTGGGAGGACTGGATTCCGGTGAAGGGGGTCTTTCCAGCGGCCAAGATCACCAGCGTAAAATCCAAGCTTTTCAGCAAATCGGACGGACAGCGGATTGTGAAAAAGGCAGTGGTTGAGCGGCTGAAAAAAGTCTACAATGTGGGCTGGTTTGAGGAAACCGAAGGTAATTATCCCATCCACATCCAGATTTTGAAAGATGAGGTGGTTTTGTCCATTGACACCAGCGGCTCTGGCCTGAACAAGCGCGGCTACAGACAGTACGGCAATGAGGCGCCGCTCAAGGAAACCATTGCCGCGGCACTGGTTTATCTGTCGCGCTGGCAGCCCCACCGTGTTTTCCTTGACCCGCTATGCGGCTCTGGAACCATTGTCATCGAGGCGGCCTTGATGGGGAAAAACATCGCGCCGGGGTTAAAACGGAACTTTGCTTCTGAGGAATGGCCGGCGATACCAGCCCGACTGTGGGAGGAAGCGCGGGAAAATGCCCATGCGGCTGTCAATGACCGTGAATTCCGCCTTCTGGGGTCTGACATTGACCCGGCGGCGCTGAAGCAGGCGCGTATCAACGCAGAGCTGGCTGGCGTGAGTGGCTATGTGGCCTTCGAGAAGATGCCCGTGCAGTCCGTCGCCACCAAAAGACGCTACGGGGTCATTGTCACCAATCCGCCCTACGGCGAGCGCATCGGTCAGGAAAAGGAGATTCAGGCACTCTACCGCGACATGGGCGAGGCGTTTTCAGGCCTGGAGGACTGGTCCTACTTTATTATCACCGGCTATCCGGAATTTGAGCGTTATTTCGGCAAAAAAGCCACGAAAAACCGCAAGCTCTACAACAGCACCATCAAAACCTATTTTTACCAGTATTTCGGCCCGCTGCCGCCCAGAAAGCGGCGCGAGGAGGCAGAGGACGACCGGTAGATTTTACCGGTCGTGAGAGATGTTTAATCCAGCATTAATGATTCAATGTTAAAATAAAATAAAAATAAGCAGGTACAAAATGAAAAAGAATGATCGTAAAAAGCCACGGAATGACCGTGGGCGGGAACAGAAAAAGGAAAGCTATCACCGGGCGGACCTGAAGCGGCGCGACACGCGCAGACAGGACGATGAAGGGGACGACAGCTTTGTGATCGTGGGCAAAAACCCCGTGATGGAAGCGCTTCGCTCAGAACAGCAGATGGATAAGCTTCTGATCCTCAAGGATAACAAAGACCATGTGCTGGGCGACATTGCCGAAAAGGCACGCAAGCGGGGTATTGTGGTCCAGAGCGTTGAGAAGGTCAAGCTGGAGGGGCTGGCGGACGGACAGCCGCACCAGGGCGTGGCAGCGATGATGGCGCCCTTTCCCTACAGCAGCATCGAGGATGTGCTGGCAAAGGCAGACGCTAAGGGTGAGGAACCCCTTGTGGTGATCTTAGACCACCTGACCGATCCGCACAACCTGGGCGCGATTATCAGAAGCGCCAACCTCTGCGGGGTACACGGGGTCATTATTCCAAAACGCCGGTCGGCGAGCCTGACAGCCGTATCGGTCAAGGCATCCTCGGGCGCGGTGGCCCATACTCCCATTGTCAAGGTCGGAAACCTGACCCAGTGCATTGATGAGCTCAAGGCAAAGGGCTTCTGGATCATGGCAGCGGATATGGACGGCGCGCCTTACTACAAAAACGATTTTAAGGGCAAGCTGGCCATTATCATCGGCAACGAGGGCAAGGGCATCAGCCCCAATGTGAAAAAACAGTGTGATTACAGTGTTTCGATTCCGCTTTACGGCGATATTGATTCTTTTAACGCGTCGGCCGCAGCGGCCATTATCCTGAGCGAGGCGGCCAGACAGCGCCACCAGTAGGGGCGGTCTGCTTTGAACCGTACCGCGGCGGAGCGCAGGATTATGCAGAATGAAGGGAGGTGTCAAAATTGAAAACCTATCTGATTGTCGACGGCTACAATGTGATCCACCATTTGGCTGAGATGAAAGGGCTGACCGATTTTAGCCTGGAGGAGGCCCGGGAGGATCTGATCGAGCAGCTGAACAGCTACAGCGGGCTGATGGGCTATGAGACGGTTTTGGTTTTTGACGCCTATTCCCAGGAAAACGCCTCGCGGCGCGAGGAGATACGGGGACGCATCAAGGTGGTCTTTACCGAAAAAAACAAAACCGCCGACACCTATATTGAAAAACTGGTATTCAGCCTGCCCAGGCCCTACACGGTCAAAGTGGTTACCTCGGACTATACACTCCAGCGTGTGGTGCTGGCAAACGGCGGGGAGCGGGTGCCGTCCCGCGAACTGATTCAGGCCATGGCTGAGAGCGCGAAGCAGGTCAGAAAGCAGTACCGCCAGAATGAGAGCGGTACCCGCAACAAGCTGGAGGATTACATGGACGACGAGGTGCTGTCCGTTATGAAAGAACTGAGAAAAGGAAATGTGGAGGATTGATGGACAAGGATCTGGAACTTGTGAAAAAAGCCCAGGGCGGCGATAAGGAAGCAGTGGTGACCATTGTGGAAAAATACCGCTGTGTGGTGACGCAGAAGGCCCGGCCTTTTTACTACATCGGCGGCGACCAGGAGGAT
The DNA window shown above is from Eubacterium limosum and carries:
- a CDS encoding THUMP domain-containing class I SAM-dependent RNA methyltransferase — protein: MNRQVHLIATTAFGLESVVKDEIKRLGYEIEAVENGRVYYTGPLSAIPESNLWLRCADRVLLKMGQFRAETFDTLFEKTKALPWEDWIPVKGVFPAAKITSVKSKLFSKSDGQRIVKKAVVERLKKVYNVGWFEETEGNYPIHIQILKDEVVLSIDTSGSGLNKRGYRQYGNEAPLKETIAAALVYLSRWQPHRVFLDPLCGSGTIVIEAALMGKNIAPGLKRNFASEEWPAIPARLWEEARENAHAAVNDREFRLLGSDIDPAALKQARINAELAGVSGYVAFEKMPVQSVATKRRYGVIVTNPPYGERIGQEKEIQALYRDMGEAFSGLEDWSYFIITGYPEFERYFGKKATKNRKLYNSTIKTYFYQYFGPLPPRKRREEAEDDR
- the rlmB gene encoding 23S rRNA (guanosine(2251)-2'-O)-methyltransferase RlmB, with product MKKNDRKKPRNDRGREQKKESYHRADLKRRDTRRQDDEGDDSFVIVGKNPVMEALRSEQQMDKLLILKDNKDHVLGDIAEKARKRGIVVQSVEKVKLEGLADGQPHQGVAAMMAPFPYSSIEDVLAKADAKGEEPLVVILDHLTDPHNLGAIIRSANLCGVHGVIIPKRRSASLTAVSVKASSGAVAHTPIVKVGNLTQCIDELKAKGFWIMAADMDGAPYYKNDFKGKLAIIIGNEGKGISPNVKKQCDYSVSIPLYGDIDSFNASAAAAIILSEAARQRHQ
- a CDS encoding NYN domain-containing protein, which gives rise to MSKLKTYLIVDGYNVIHHLAEMKGLTDFSLEEAREDLIEQLNSYSGLMGYETVLVFDAYSQENASRREEIRGRIKVVFTEKNKTADTYIEKLVFSLPRPYTVKVVTSDYTLQRVVLANGGERVPSRELIQAMAESAKQVRKQYRQNESGTRNKLEDYMDDEVLSVMKELRKGNVED